Proteins found in one Amphiura filiformis chromosome 14, Afil_fr2py, whole genome shotgun sequence genomic segment:
- the LOC140169043 gene encoding histone H2A-like codes for MSGRGKGGKARAKGKSRSSRAGLQFPVGRVHRFLRKGNYGERVGAGAPVYLAAVMEYLAAEILELAGNAARDNKKSRINPRHLQLAIRNDEELNKLLSGVTIAQGGVLPNIQAVLLPKKTGSGKKSSQSLEY; via the coding sequence atGTCTGGACGTGGCAAAGGAGGCAAAGCTCGCGCCAAGGGAAAGAGTAGGTCATCCCGTGCTGGTCTGCAGTTTCCAGTTGGTCGTGTACACCGTTTCCTTCGCAAAGGAAACTATGGTGAACGTGTAGGTGCAGGTGCCCCAGTTTACCTCGCAGCCGTCATGGAGTATCTGGCCGCCGAAATCTTGGAATTGGCCGGCAACGCAGCTCGTGACAACAAGAAGTCAAGAATCAACCCACGTCATCTTCAACTCGCTATCCGCAACGACGAAGAGTTGAACAAGTTGCTGAGTGGTGTAACCATTGCCCAAGGCGGTGTTCTTCCCAACATCCAGGCTGTTTTACTGCCAAAGAAGACTGGATCTGGCAAGAAGAGCTCGCAGTCGCTCGAATATTAG